The genomic region GATTTTATTTACCAAATGTGTAGCTTTTGAGAAAAAGACATTCATTTGCAATAGCGCATCTTGGAGTTGCAACATTGTAGGATTGAGAATCGAGCGAATATCATATTGCCCATCTTTGAAATTCACATCTACCTTAAGCGCGATAGAATCTAATCTTTGAGTAAGGAGATTGAGATGGTTTGTCACCAAAGTGAGTTGCTCTAAAAGCAGGCTTATGTTTTTGGTGTTTTCTTCACTTGTGATTTTTACGAGATTTGTTATCATCTCATCGGTTTTTGCGCCAATATCGCCAGCTTTTTGCAATAAAATATCAAACCCGCCTTTTTGAAGCTCTAAGATAGTGTCATTTTTCACTGCACCATTGCCTTGCGTGAGTGCGAGATAATTTGAACCAGCAAGCCCGCTTGAAGCCACGCTTACAAATGCGCCTTCTTTTAGCGTGAGTGCAGATTCTAGGCTTAGTGTGATTTTGATTTGTCCTAAACTTAAATCTTCAAAGCTTACATCGCTCACTTTCCCAACACCTATGCCTTTAAACTTCACAGGTGTATTTACACCCACAGAGGATAGCTCATCTTGCGTGTAGATATAATAGGTTTTGTGCTTATTGGCGTTAAAATCAAAACGCCCAAGCCACAGCACAAAAAAGCATAATCCAACCACAATGCTAATAAATACAATCCCAATTGACATGTATCTGACATTGCGTTCCATAAAAACTCCGATTTGCAAAATATATATAAAAGGCTAGTGTAAAAAGACTAATATAGAGGATAAAACTCGCATTGCTCTGTGATATTTCAAAGAGTATGGCGTGCTCGGAGGGATTCAAACCCCCGACCTACAGGACCGCAACCTGTTGCTCTATTCAGCTGAGCTACGAGCACTTATTTGTGTGATACAAAAAAGAAGCGCAATTATAGCTTAGAATCCTTAATTTTTGTTTTAGAATTTTTACATTACAATTTCCACCCTAAACTTACACAGAAAGAAGGTGAGAGTATGCCGGGTATTAAAGTTCGAGAAACTGAAAGCTTTGATGAAGCGTATAGAAAGTTCAAAAAACAAACTGATAGAAATCTCGTAGTGACAGAAACGCGCGCGAGAAGGTTTTTTGAGCCACAAACTGAAAAGCGTAAAAAGCAAAAAATTAACGCGAAGAAAAAACTTCTTAAACGTCTTTATATGCTTAGAAGATACGAGTCAAAGCTCTAAAAATCCTTCTCCTAGCGACTTGTTGGTCGCTAGATTCTATAATTTTCTGCAATTTTTGTAATTTCTACAAAAACCAGCTATCCCCTAAGCTTTGCTATCTCATCGCGCAACCGTGCAGCCTCTTCAAATTCTAGATTCTTAGCAGCTTGTAGCATTCTCGTTTTGAGTTCTTTGATAATAGAATCCCTCTCACTTTTTGGGATTTTTTTACTATTTTTTTCATACAATCTCCCGCTAGCACTTGATTCTAGCTTGAGTTCTTCCTCGAGGTTGCGTTTAACAGATTGTGGCGTGATATTATGCGCTTTATTGTAGGCTTCTTGCTTACTTCGGCGGTAATCCGTGATTTCAAAAGCGCGCTGCATCGAGTTTGTAACTTTTTTGGCATATAAAATTACTTTGCCCTCCACATTGCGCGCCGCACGTCCCATCGTTTGGATTAGGCTTGTTTCTGAACGCAAAAAGCCCTCTTTATCCGCGTCCATTATCGCAATAAGGCTTACTTCGGGCAAATCCAGCCCTTCACGCAAAAGATTTATCCCAATGAGCACATCAAATTCCCCAAGCCTAAGCGCGCGGATAAGATGATTGCGCTCGATAGCATCAATATCGCTATGCATATAGCGCACTTTGATTCCTAATTCGGTGTAATATTTACTAAGCTCTTCAGCCATTTTTTTGGTTAGCGTAGTGATAAGCACACGCTCATTTTTCGCCACACGCGCTTTAATCTCACCCATCAAATCAAGCACCTGATTATCAGAATCTCGCACTTCATACAGCGGATCAAGAAGCCCCGTTGGGCGGATAATCTGCTCTGCGCTATGATTAATACTAAGTTCTAGCTCCAAACTCGCAGGCGTAGCAGAAACAAAAAGATAATGTGGTGCTTTATTAATAAACTCATCAAAGCGCAAAGGGCGATTATCCAGCGCACTAGGCAAGCGGAATCCATACTCCACAAGCACCTCCTTCCTGCTCCTATCACCCGCATACATTCCACCAAATTGTGGCAAGCTCACATGCGATTCATCAACGATGATGAGATAAGGCTTATTTTTTTGCGCGAAATAATCTAGCAAACTATAAGGCGTCTCACCAGTCGCCTTGCCGGTTAAATGGCGCGCGTAGTTTTCAATGCCTTTGCAAATCCCAGATTCTCTAATCATTTCTAAATCAAACTCCGTGCGCCCTTTTAAGCGCTGATATTCCACCCGTCTATCCTCTGCTTCAAACTCGCTCAAGCGAGAATCTAATTCAGATTCTATATTTTTGAGTGCATTTTGCAGACGCTCCGCACCCACGATAAATTGATTTGCCGCATACAGCACAAAAGATTCTATATTTTTCACCTTCACGCGCTCGATACTATCATACAGCGCGACACTCTCAACCTCATCACCAAAAAACTCCACTCGCACAAACTCGCTTTCATTATACGCAGGGAAAATATCCACTACTTCACCCTGCACGCGGAAATTCCCCCGCTCAAAAATCGTATCATTTCGCACATAGCCCATATCCACAAGCTTTAGTAAAAAGCCCTTTTGCGCGCGTATTTGCCCCACTTCAATTTTTTCAATCATACTTAAATACTCGTTTGGATTACCCAAACCATAATTCGCACTCACACTCGCCACCACAATCACATCATCATACGCAAGAAGCGAAGTTGTCGCAGAAAGCCTTAGGCGTTCTAATTCCTCATTAATACTAGAATCTTTTTCGATAAATAAATCCCTGCGCGGAATGTAGGCTTCTGGCTGGTAGTAGTCAAAGTGGCTGATGAAATATTCCACATGATTTTTTGGAAAAAATCCCTTAAATTCGCTGTAAAGCTGTGCGGCAAGGGTTTTATTATGCGTCATTATAAGCGTCGGGATATTGAGCTTTGCGATGATATTTGCCATCGTGTAAGTCTTCCCACTGCCTGTAACGCCAATAAGCGTGGAATACTGCGCCCCATCATTTATAGAATCTACGATTTTTTTAATCGCTTGTGGTTGGTCGCCCGCTGGGCTATATGGAGAGTGAAGTTGAAAATTTTTCATAGAAAGTGTGTCCTTATTAGCGGTTTTAGAATCTGCGCTTAAAAAGCGTGTTGTCTGATTTCTTTGTGTTATAATTGCAATTTTACTCTACTTAACTTTAAGGATTGCACGATGGATTCACAAATTATGGAAAAACTCACCCAAAAAATCGAGGAAATGCTGACAAAAATCGCTTCACAAAAAGAGGAAATAGAATCTTTGCGCCACGAGATTGTCAAGCTTAAATCTGAAAATGAGGCAAAAGATTTACAAATTTCAAATCTCTATGAAAACATAGGCTCACAGAAAAAAGGTATAGAGGAGCTTTTCAGTAAGATTGATGAAAGCCTTAGAGTATGAGTGAGCATATTGAAATAAATATCGAGGATAGGCGCTTTAGTATCTCTTTAGCACCTTTGAGTGCGCGCGCACAAAGTGAAATCTGCGCGTTTTTTAACCCTGATAATGAGCAAAAGCGCGTAAAAATTGTCGAGCTTTTGCAAGCC from Helicobacter himalayensis harbors:
- a CDS encoding MlaD family protein, which translates into the protein MERNVRYMSIGIVFISIVVGLCFFVLWLGRFDFNANKHKTYYIYTQDELSSVGVNTPVKFKGIGVGKVSDVSFEDLSLGQIKITLSLESALTLKEGAFVSVASSGLAGSNYLALTQGNGAVKNDTILELQKGGFDILLQKAGDIGAKTDEMITNLVKITSEENTKNISLLLEQLTLVTNHLNLLTQRLDSIALKVDVNFKDGQYDIRSILNPTMLQLQDALLQMNVFFSKATHLVNKIEKNPYDSIFGRQKPAK
- the rpsU gene encoding 30S ribosomal protein S21 is translated as MPGIKVRETESFDEAYRKFKKQTDRNLVVTETRARRFFEPQTEKRKKQKINAKKKLLKRLYMLRRYESKL
- the uvrB gene encoding excinuclease ABC subunit UvrB; the protein is MKNFQLHSPYSPAGDQPQAIKKIVDSINDGAQYSTLIGVTGSGKTYTMANIIAKLNIPTLIMTHNKTLAAQLYSEFKGFFPKNHVEYFISHFDYYQPEAYIPRRDLFIEKDSSINEELERLRLSATTSLLAYDDVIVVASVSANYGLGNPNEYLSMIEKIEVGQIRAQKGFLLKLVDMGYVRNDTIFERGNFRVQGEVVDIFPAYNESEFVRVEFFGDEVESVALYDSIERVKVKNIESFVLYAANQFIVGAERLQNALKNIESELDSRLSEFEAEDRRVEYQRLKGRTEFDLEMIRESGICKGIENYARHLTGKATGETPYSLLDYFAQKNKPYLIIVDESHVSLPQFGGMYAGDRSRKEVLVEYGFRLPSALDNRPLRFDEFINKAPHYLFVSATPASLELELSINHSAEQIIRPTGLLDPLYEVRDSDNQVLDLMGEIKARVAKNERVLITTLTKKMAEELSKYYTELGIKVRYMHSDIDAIERNHLIRALRLGEFDVLIGINLLREGLDLPEVSLIAIMDADKEGFLRSETSLIQTMGRAARNVEGKVILYAKKVTNSMQRAFEITDYRRSKQEAYNKAHNITPQSVKRNLEEELKLESSASGRLYEKNSKKIPKSERDSIIKELKTRMLQAAKNLEFEEAARLRDEIAKLRG